One stretch of Siphonobacter curvatus DNA includes these proteins:
- a CDS encoding sensor histidine kinase, whose translation MKQWARFDRYDFLIYLLNYPALIIANYIIFGATYFQHRSLFVSTTLIANGWGLVVFVTLTLWMKFMRFCYGAPDEFGQRLLYSMLGYVAVMMSVILGVFWVYDQLGYLYNPDKIPWVLMIGFVTNVTSAGCHESIFTYNQLRESTRREVVLKELNMQQQMDVLKQQVNPHFLFNSLNSLIALIGENPVQAETFAQELSSVYRYVLRANEQDLTDLHTELEFIRSYAHLLRTRHGAGFQLVSQIDPQYRRYQLPPLTLQLLVENAVKHNVVLGSQPLRVEIHTDELANLYVRNNLQPKKQRLPSNGVGLTNIVRKYQMLGQAQPSVRQEAGQFVVALPLIPV comes from the coding sequence ATGAAACAGTGGGCACGGTTTGACCGCTACGACTTTCTGATTTATCTACTCAATTACCCGGCTCTGATCATTGCCAATTACATTATCTTTGGGGCGACGTACTTTCAGCATCGTTCCTTGTTCGTGAGTACCACGCTGATTGCCAATGGCTGGGGACTGGTTGTATTCGTTACCCTTACGCTCTGGATGAAATTCATGCGGTTTTGCTACGGAGCCCCGGATGAGTTCGGGCAGCGATTACTGTATTCCATGCTGGGCTACGTGGCGGTGATGATGTCGGTTATTCTCGGCGTCTTCTGGGTATACGACCAACTGGGATATCTATACAATCCCGATAAGATTCCCTGGGTATTGATGATAGGTTTTGTTACGAACGTTACGTCGGCGGGTTGTCACGAATCCATTTTTACGTATAATCAGCTCCGGGAAAGTACCCGTCGGGAAGTGGTACTGAAAGAGTTGAACATGCAGCAGCAGATGGATGTGCTCAAACAACAGGTCAATCCGCATTTTCTGTTCAATAGTCTCAATTCGCTGATTGCCCTGATCGGCGAAAATCCGGTTCAGGCCGAAACCTTCGCTCAGGAGCTGAGTTCCGTGTACCGTTACGTGTTACGGGCCAACGAGCAGGATCTGACGGATTTGCATACGGAGCTGGAATTTATCCGCTCCTATGCTCATTTGTTACGCACCCGGCACGGGGCGGGCTTTCAATTGGTGAGCCAGATCGACCCGCAGTACCGGCGGTATCAGTTGCCACCCCTGACGCTTCAGCTACTGGTGGAAAACGCCGTCAAGCACAATGTGGTACTGGGCAGCCAGCCCCTACGCGTAGAAATCCACACGGATGAGCTGGCCAATCTCTACGTCCGAAACAACCTGCAACCGAAAAAACAACGGCTTCCTTCCAATGGGGTGGGGCTGACGAATATCGTTCGGAAGTACCAGATGCTCGGACAGGCTCAGCCTTCCGTGCGACAGGAGGCGGGCCAGTTTGTCGTAGCTCTGCCGCTGATACCCGTCTAA
- a CDS encoding cupin domain-containing protein: protein MSVKTSTAASRTIRNPMLKDEVVFLETSLESQGQHTLVEVTLSAGGGNPLHFHRAFSEEFTCLEGELGIQLGKQMLYLKPGESAMAPAMSRHRFFNRTSEPCRFRCRIAPGFPGFEQTLQITYGLACDGKANAQGMPKNPYELAYAFMISGTCLTGWMSVLQPVLNYLGQQAIKKGIAAELQRRYLKIW from the coding sequence ATGTCAGTCAAAACTAGTACTGCGGCTTCCCGTACCATTCGTAATCCCATGCTGAAAGATGAAGTAGTTTTTCTGGAAACCAGTCTGGAAAGTCAGGGCCAACATACGCTGGTCGAAGTGACGCTGTCGGCGGGGGGAGGCAATCCGCTGCACTTCCACCGGGCGTTTTCCGAAGAGTTTACCTGTCTGGAAGGCGAACTGGGTATTCAACTGGGTAAGCAGATGCTGTACCTCAAACCGGGCGAATCGGCGATGGCCCCGGCAATGAGTCGCCACCGCTTTTTCAACCGGACGAGCGAACCCTGCCGGTTTCGCTGTCGCATTGCCCCGGGTTTTCCGGGCTTCGAGCAAACGTTGCAGATTACCTACGGCCTGGCCTGTGATGGCAAAGCCAATGCCCAGGGAATGCCCAAAAATCCCTATGAACTAGCGTACGCCTTCATGATTAGCGGAACGTGCCTGACGGGCTGGATGAGCGTACTGCAACCCGTACTGAATTACCTCGGCCAGCAGGCGATCAAGAAAGGCATTGCTGCTGAGTTACAGCGTAGGTATCTGAAAATCTGGTGA